GTGATGAATTATACTCGATGCGATTGAAAGCCTATCACAAAAGCCGTTGTGGATTGCTCTCAAACTGCGATGGATTACACTCATGTAACCTTGGTTACATCACTGTTTGTGTTGCGGATTGCTCTCAAACTGTGATGAATTATACTCGCGTCAGCGGTGGTATTGACGAACTCGTACAAAAAACTCATGAACCATTGCTACCGCGCTTAATGAATGGGGAGTTAGTGGTATGAGTGAGCAAAAGATCGTCATCATTGCCGGTCCGAATGGAGCAGGTAAAACGACATTCGCGCAAGAATACCTGCCAAATGAAGCCGGGTGCCCCACATTCATCAATGCAGACCTGATCGCGTATGGGTTTTCTCCATTTCAACCAGAAGCCGCCGCAATCCGTGCAGGAAAGTTCATGCTGAATGAAATCGACTCATGCGTACGTCATAAAAAAAGTTTCGCTTTTGAGACCACCTTGAGCGCTAAGATTTATAGTCGGAAAATTTCTGACTGGAGAGAATACGGATATCGGGTAAAATTAATCTACTTAAGTCTTCCTGATGTTGAGATGGCCTTGGCCCGCGTGGCCGTTCGCGTAGCGCAGGGCGGACATCACGTTCCCGAAGACGTAGTCCGCCGACGCTATCACGCGGGATGGAACAATTTTCAGACGTTGTATAAACCAATTGTAGATGTTTGGACACATTATGACAATTCAGACCAACGTCCGGTTTTGATAGATCAAGGAGAGAACAATTGACCGAACCCATTAAAACCATCAACGATAA
The sequence above is a segment of the Candidatus Hinthialibacter antarcticus genome. Coding sequences within it:
- a CDS encoding zeta toxin family protein, translated to MSEQKIVIIAGPNGAGKTTFAQEYLPNEAGCPTFINADLIAYGFSPFQPEAAAIRAGKFMLNEIDSCVRHKKSFAFETTLSAKIYSRKISDWREYGYRVKLIYLSLPDVEMALARVAVRVAQGGHHVPEDVVRRRYHAGWNNFQTLYKPIVDVWTHYDNSDQRPVLIDQGENN